GGGACTTTTCCTGTATCTGTCTGGGTGACTCACAGAAACTGTTGGTTATGTCAGCCGGTTGCTAGAAACGTCACTGTGCTTCAGATTACAGGTAAAATGGCTTTACAACTTGGATGTCTTCAGGAATTCAGTATACATCAGGGTGCTTTGCCagcatcagaaaaataaaagccaggtGTAAATATGGCTTCTACCAACAGAGCTTGATTTGTGTAGCCCTTTGGTTGAAGGTTTGGATGGCATTGTACTAACAGGGCTGTGCTGTAGTCTACTTATATCCAGGAAGCAGGTGTGATCCTGCCCATGTTGTCCTGCCTGTATCACTTCAAGAAATGGAACTAGAAACTGGATGCTTCAGTAGCTGCAGTTCCCACATCAGCGTTGTTCAGTGATGTCCAGACTCCTAAAACaatgcttccttccttcctgaacTGCTTCCCAGCATTTCCAGTCCTAAAGTTAGGATGACCAGCAGCAGTGACAATCTACTGATTTTCCCTGCTGCCTGACATAGCAAAAACTTAGGTCATCAGCACAACAGAGCCATTACATTTTCTCTTGAAGTTCTGACTGAATGTACTGAAATTGATGTGAAGTCATGGCTGCATTTCCAAATATTGCTGAATGCAATTTCAGTTTACTGGAAATATTCATAAccaaaaatatgcatttttttgaCAAATTGACCAATGGTGCAGTATGGTTAACCTAATCTCTGATAGAGGAATTGACATATCACTGGACAGCTTCCCACAATCCCTTCATTCAGAGGCTAGTAACCACATCCCTCCAGCCACATCCAGTGCTTTACTTATACACTCCAAAATAGAGCCAGCTCCCAGCCGAAGACAAGGACATGCATGAGGACCAAAAAGCTAGCCATAGGGCATAGCTGACATTTTGGGGGATAGCTACTgagattttcctttcagaaacacCAAGCTTATTGGATAAGTCTTTACAAAAGTATACATGACATCTTTCTCTCTTAAGACCTGCTGCCTCGCTGAATATCTACTTGTTCCTTTCTCGCTTTGCACTGTCATATACTCATGCCACAAGCAAAAGGAATAGAAGCTTTCTATAGCTCTGAAAGGTAAGATCCCATTGTACCTTTCTGCCTTTCCCAAGCTTGAGCACCTGCAGGGGCTTTACAGGGGCGCAAAGGTAGTTGCCAATAACTCATCTAAATTACATCTCCAGTCAGTTCTGCATTGCAAGCCCCATTCTGAAGCAGTAACTGTGATTATTTGTGCACCGTCAAGAGAACAATTAACCAGATTTCATGAATTGTTAACAGGGTAAGAGTCTGTTACTGGTAATTAATATCCTTATAAAGAGCTGATAAGTGTAGCATCATACCTCTTTATTCATAGGTTAGAGAGGGTTTTTTATCCATCAGCTTTTGCTAGTCCTTGTAAACAAACTTGATCATAGGATTTCTCGCAGACATTAAAATCAAAAGTTCACCCTTTCTGTATTCACAATATATAGCACATGTTATTCATAGTCAAATTTTCATTCCTGTGGAAGctaaaactaaaaaacaaaacccagcaacataaaaaacccacaaaacaaacaaaacccactacCCCAAACATGAAGGACATGTTTACTGGTTTGATTCTCAATCCCTTGATCTAGATACTTGATGTTAATCCTAGTTCTTTTTAAATCAATAGTAAAAAATTATATTGACCTCAATCAGTCCAGGATTATTTCTCTTAGTTCTATTAGAAGCCCATTGTATAACACTAAATAAGTAATCTAATGTCTCTGCCTCACTAACACATATAACAACACTGAGTAATCAATGTGAGTTACACTTAACCACTTGGACTGTGATACAGAAAGACTTATgcagtacattttaaataatgttttgatACACAGAGCATGCTACAAAAGTGATATATACTGTGATTCTTTCTCCACCTTATTATTCTGCAGAATTTATCACAGGGAATCTTACCATTGCCCAGATAGAAGACAGTAGATTTATCACGCGTGGTTCTAGTTCCTCCACAGGCGCCGTGACCCggatttctttctgtcttcatgACCCAAGTCATTACTTCAAGTCAGCATCATTTGTTTACAACTGGGATTTTGGAGATGGGTAGGTGTGGTTACTTTGCTTCAATGAGTATTCAAGATGGCTCTGATTTAGATGCTCATCTAGAGAAAAATCCTGATTAAACCATAGGACAAACCATACACCTGTGTCAGTTGGTATGTTCTTAGCATATCAACCAGGTGAATTATGAAAACTTTGGCACAGAAGTCACTGCGTACTCACACAAAGGTGATGTTTTAAAGACCTATGTTTCTTGTTGAAATACATGCTTAGATTTATTACTTTTGTGCAATGAGCTGAACTGAATGAACTGGAAAAAGTAACTTATtgtaaattagtattttaaaacatcattatGCCAGCAGATCTCCATTAGCAGTTTGTTGGTGTTGAATATGTGAATCGTTTGTGCACTTAAGGAAAATGGAAGTGGTATACTGTCTTGTGCTTGGGCAGCGAGTAGCTGTTACTATGACCAGCTACCAGTAAATATACCACAGCTTGGGTGAGAAGCGTTTGAAAGTGGATAGGTCCCAAATAATATGGAGGTGCACATTAACACACACTTAATCACAAAATTGAGGAGGGGGTGGAAACCCAACGTAGCCTATAACCATCAGAAATAAAACCATGGGTAGTATCTAGCCCTTAAGCCACTCTACAgtagggaggagaaaaagagttattttccttctctgaggatgaatacaatacaaatacaaatgtCCAATACAAATATATGTCTGCAAATAGAAATGTGAGCTTTAGTCTTTGAATAcgaaattttctttctctttctttctttctttctttctttctttctttctttctttcttttctttctttctttctctctctttctttctctttctctctctttctttctttcctgcccCATCTTAGTGCTTCAGTTAGCTTATAGTCTACCTGCTATAAAGATAGTTTTCATCATTTACTATTCCTATTCCATTTTGTGAATTCTTTTAGCATTATCTTTAGTTTGTTTgattaaaaatgcataaatatacTCTGGGTCTCCTAATGATTGTAGTTTTATTGGTAATGCCACAGACATTAATCCCCATTGATAGGGACATAAAATAGAATCACAGCTGATTGTAGCATTGtctgtaaagaaaatatatttgagcTTGCTcctttttaaatcagaaatatgCAAGGACTTGGTGAAAGGTGATTTTCATTCATATCTTTTCATGTTACACAGACTTTATCAGATTACCAAGGAACCCTTTGTCTACCAGAACTCCTCTACCATGGGGAATCGCACGGTGCATCTGAAAGTCATAGCTGAATGGGAGCAAATTGGAAGCATCATACGTGAAAGAGAAATGGTGCAGAAAACTGGTGATTTTACCACTGCTCTGGCGCTGTTAGGTAATTATAAAACATCTTGCATGCTCAGAACAGAACTTCATCTATATGTACAGGTACAATCTAGCTTTAATGTTATAATACAACTTCAGTCAGTGCTGTTTCACATGCAAGAACTAGTCAACATTACTAAATGAAGAGTTTCAATTGCAAAATGGACTTTGTGCTATTCTAGTgcagaaaaaatggaggaaattatatacaattttctgtttcttttccatttaacaGAAGTTTCACTGGCTTTGTAAAACTCTCACATGCACTTAAAACTGTCAAGGAAATGTTTGCTGTAATTTATGGaggatttgtttgtttaatttatgCCAGCTATCCCTAAAAAACAAATTAGTTAAAATAAGCATTAGAAAGTTTCATTGATTTGTTCAGCTTCAGGAATAAATAAACACATAAGTAAAAAATGTAGAGGATTAATAAAGTAGTTggttatatattaaaaaaaaatcacaaaacatcCTGAAAACTTACAACTCTAccagtaggtttccttttttgGTATGAAGCAAGTAGTATTATTTGTGTGACGGAACTAAAATCTGCAAAGTCTATGGAAACAAACCTTCACTGGAAATCCAGTGTATTTCAAGTTTACATGTGGAGTGTGACATACTTTTTTATCCTCTCAGACGCTGTTAAAAGTATTAATGTAGTGGGCTCCAGAGAGACTCACGTAATGGAAAACTTGAGTTTATCTCTTCATATCAACGGCACGTAAGTAGCAAACACAACTTCTTTCCCCAAAAGCATTGTCTGTTTAACTGTTTTTCCCCATTGTTTCTAAAATAGTTAGTTGCACCCCACAGAACTgttccttaaaacaaaaaaaaaaaagaaaattcaacaaAATACTGTTGAATATTGTGTTTTTCTGACTTGAAATACCATGAACTCTAAGAGCCTGAAAAAGCCTGATTCTTTACAGAAAAATTGAATCCTCCTACGTAATGCAAAtgttatttttgtatctttgtaaAGAGAATGCTAAAAGAGAACTAGCCAGAGAAAGATAGTggggaaaattacattttaaaacttccttttgaATTTTTTCCCTTGACCAATTTCCCCACCATTAAATTAAACTGTGTTCAGAGTCCTGTTGCATAGGAGTGATCCTGGACTGGCACATGGAAGTAATGGGTTTGGGGAATAATTCTGTCAAAGATTGCCACAAGATGAATAAAACAGAGAGGCTCCATGCAGTGAGGATTATAGGAATATAGGAGAGTCATGAGCACCTCGATCGTAGCCCAAGATCTCTCAAGCTGGAATATTTAGAACATACCAGATATTTTTTGTAtggcagaaacattttaaataccaTTGAAACACCCCGGAAAGCTCCTTCACCGTAAAAACTCCATGACCATAGAAGTCATTTATTCTCCAAGAGTGACACTTTCACGTTCTGCTACTGGGAGCTGTTTAGGCTAATGCTGGGTtaagggagaggggagcagggctgtTAGTAGGTATGGAGAATGGAGCAAGCAGCACCCAACAGAGTCACTTGCCAAAGGCATAAACAGTCCCAACAGACAAAGCAACACAGTTTGCACTCACAAAATGATGACACATTGGCAGGAGGGGAAACTGGCGATGTCATACCAGTAATTATGAGCAGCCAAAAACTATTACAGCCAACCTTGAGATTCCTAAAAGCAGGCTTGGTTTTAGGATGGACAATGTTTGCCAGACCTGGCCTCCTAGCCACAGGACTGGGACTGATGCAGTATGAGTTTATGATAGAGAAGTAATGACAAGGGCTTGAGAGATGGGTTATCGAAAACAAAGCTAGAAAATGAGCTAAACATATCAACAGGCTGCTTTCTTTAGCAGGGAATGTCCTAAAGAGATAAGGAACAAAATACTAATAAGATGGGGTAAAGAAAAGCTCTATTTGTTGTCAGAATCAAAGTCCACAGTGCATCAGGTGAGTCCAAGCAGAATCAGTTGGAACAAGGgtctgaaaatgtaaataaaaggcATCAACTAGACATGATGAGAAGACACATGGCCATAAAGTGGATTGCACCTAAATTGCTTGATAGCAAATAAAAACCTTTTTGTTATTGTGAGGGTGTACTGGTGATCCTTgaaatttatttatcttttccaACTGTTAGTCCATTGTACAGAGCTCATCTTACATTATTTCCAGTTttggttggggagggggggggtgttaatCAGAAAGGTCTTGGGTGTGCTTCAGCAGCACAGATAAAAAACAACCTATACTCCCGTGGAAGTGCAGAGAAAAAAGATTCCTTTTATCTTTATTGGAGAAGGACTGTGGGGTTTTCTACACACAATGGCCTGCCTATGACCCACGCAGGTATTTAACTCTCAGCTGAAAGGCTTGCTTTTATAGAAGCATCACAAAGAACATTTTCAATTGACAAATTCTATAAGCCAAACAATTGGCACTTAATTACTTCTCTATTTGTATTTAGATTAActgcattattttcaaaattattacgCTATTTTAACCAAGTGATTCATCGGCTCTTAGCTGAAATTTTTGCAAAGTTtgcatctaattttttttttttctttttgctcttgtCATTTCAGCCCACCACTAGCATTATGCTGGCTTATAAAGTCTGAGTGCATTCCACTTGAAGGTGAAAAATGCCATCTGGTGGTGATTAATGGCTCCTGCTATAATCTCAGCCATACCTTCAGTGATGCTGGGCAGTATTGCCTCAGTGTCCGAGTGGAGAACGGCGTGACGATGCTGCAAACGTACCATGAAATAAAAGTGTGGCCAACAGGTGAGGAGCAGCTAGTCTGAGCAGCACATAGATTCCCAAAAGTCTCAAACATGTCAGGGACAATTATGGATTAACTGGCCTGCAGATGAGGTTTCTGGAAACTGGTATAGATCCCTAAAAGcacaggaaggaggaaaagaaaggagagccTATAATGTACCTACTGTAATTGGTCTAAGCTTCTTGCATCGTTCTGAACCCTTACTCTCAAGAGTGTCTTGAAGCTAATGAGTTTCCTGGGAAGACTGAGTTAGTTAGATTACATATTTTTCCGTTTAAATAGTCTGGCTCTTGTAGTTAGAGATGATAACTAGGAAAACATGTCTGTAACACTCCTTTAATTAAGTAGTCTCAATTCTTCTTTTTGTTTAGTATGTTTTTTAAGGGTAGACTTTTCTAGGTCTCTATTTCATTACACATTTCTGTACACCTAGACACCAGTCCCTGCTGGCTTCCCCATGCATGCTCACACAAGTCCCTCCTGGGTCCCTGAATCATCTGAGAAAGTGGTTAGGTGGCCAAGTGAAGAGGACCTGACCAGAGGACAGCCAGGCTGTGGTACAGGATGGTTATACCATCGCACTGGGCCAGCACTTGTATAGAGACAGGGCAGCTCACTCCGGAAGGCACGAGTGTGCAGTCAGGGCTAAGGGTGCAAATCCTTTTTGCTGGAGGCTGCTGTAAAGATGAGATTACTTCCTATCCTCCTGCAGTACCAAAGGTACAAACACCCTCAGGAGTTAGGGCTAACATATGTAACTGGATGGGGGTTTTTTAGGCCATTCAGTGAAAAAGAGGGGTAAAAAGGGAAAGACCCTTATAACCTCACAACCCTGCATTTCCACTTCTAAGATTTCAGAAAGACCTGAAGGGATCTGGGCTGAAAAATTTATTCCCTTTTACACACAGGTCCTTCATTCTAAAAGTAGGAAAACTTCTCCTAAAATATTGTATCCTTCTCGCTGTTGTCCCTTCTCTAGTGTATTGTATCACTCTGGGAATGCACCCTTGTTCTCTTTCCTAGGGATCCACCCGGCTTTCTTTGTGCTGCTCTGCATCGCTCTGGTTTCAATGATGCTAGGATTGGTGCTGTACACAACCTTTCGAAGTAACACGCAACAAAAAGATCTCATAGAGGTATTCAGTTACTCTTACTTTGAGCTGGGATAGTAATTAGATACCTTTCAGCCATCCCTTCCAGAGGATCTGTCTCAGAATGATTCCATGAAAGAAAGCAGGGGGATAGTGAGAGAGGATATACGATAGTAAAAAAGGGTGGGCATGTTACCTAAAGCAGCACTAAAGCAGAATAAATTGTCACCTGACCCCAGTATGTGACCTTTATCTCCCCAGCTCCCTTCCATTCTGGTGTAGCTTTCACTTGCTacattattgtatttgtaataaGCATGGGCTCCTAAATAAAAAGTAGATTTCATGGCCCTTTGGAAAGTACCTAATACACTTTACATCATGCCAGAATATGAATAATATACCTCTAGAGAGACTGCCTATGAGCCTTGTGTGCAGCAGGTACACATCAGAAGTCTGTTTGAAGTTGGTGACTGACTGAAACTGGTTGAGGGTCAAGTGACATTTCTAGCCCAAAGTATTCTTGCTGGACTCACTTGAGCCAGTAGGACCCAAACTAAAAATTATCTCTTTGATGTTTCTTTTCCAGGTAGCTGACTTTGACTTTTCTCCACTGTCTGATAAAAACCTGTCTTCTCAATCGGAGTCGGGCTGTAACCAAATATGTTGCAGATCATGTTTTCTTTGGTCATCTCAAGAAGCTGTCAGGGAGAGTCATGAACTTCTACATTCTTTTTACAAGCCAGTCAAAATGTACACAGTGTGAAGAACACAACTGCACTTTGGTTACACTAACTGTCAATTTTAACTTTCTCACTTATGATGAGTTAAAAGTGCTTCATGAATGGTTTGGTTTTGCCAATGCAATGAGGTTAACCACTTTAAGTCCCACACTTGagcatttcattttctgaacTCAAAAAGAGCAAGCCCTGAGACACACTAAAAGtagctttgtatttttaaattatatgggTGTATACATTTACAGCTGTAAATGCAGCATTTTATTCTTATGAGAGATTGTTTTATGTGAAGACTCACTACCTCTTGTAATTTCTCTGTTCCTTCTACTGTCtgttacaaagaagaaaatgcttaaGACAAACATACCTCTCTTTCCTATGTTACAACAATATTACTGGAAACGGAATTTCCAAATCACCCAAAATACTGTTGACCGTGTATTTGCTCTAAAAAGGAACTGACTTGTCCAGGTTGAGAATGGCCTAGGTGCTTGCAATGAACCAGACTGCCCAATTATGCTGTGTTTTTTGGCCCTGTCTTAAAAGACCCCTTTTTTTAAGTTAATGGGCTTCTGTGAGACTGCAGCAGCTTGTGACCTGCTCAGGAAGAGCCAGCTGCCAGCAGTATTTTGGTGGGACCACAGCATGTGCTGTAAAAGACTC
The DNA window shown above is from Athene noctua chromosome 15, bAthNoc1.hap1.1, whole genome shotgun sequence and carries:
- the TMEM130 gene encoding transmembrane protein 130 isoform X1, whose amino-acid sequence is MAPAAPGMLRLTSVLLLLGRAAPAAEEYDLEITNNGPITTGAQATVHASLSMKNDIVTSNLYHFNWIYAPLILIEKSEQRFNSVINVTGEFPGTFPVSVWVTHRNCWLCQPVARNVTVLQITEFITGNLTIAQIEDSRFITRGSSSSTGAVTRISFCLHDPSHYFKSASFVYNWDFGDGLYQITKEPFVYQNSSTMGNRTVHLKVIAEWEQIGSIIREREMVQKTGDFTTALALLDAVKSINVVGSRETHVMENLSLSLHINGTPPLALCWLIKSECIPLEGEKCHLVVINGSCYNLSHTFSDAGQYCLSVRVENGVTMLQTYHEIKVWPTGIHPAFFVLLCIALVSMMLGLVLYTTFRSNTQQKDLIEVADFDFSPLSDKNLSSQSESGCNQICCRSCFLWSSQEAVRESHELLHSFYKPVKMYTV
- the TMEM130 gene encoding transmembrane protein 130 isoform X2, coding for MAPAAPGMLRLTSVLLLLGRAAPAAEEYDLEITNNGPITTGAQATVHASLKFITGNLTIAQIEDSRFITRGSSSSTGAVTRISFCLHDPSHYFKSASFVYNWDFGDGLYQITKEPFVYQNSSTMGNRTVHLKVIAEWEQIGSIIREREMVQKTGDFTTALALLDAVKSINVVGSRETHVMENLSLSLHINGTPPLALCWLIKSECIPLEGEKCHLVVINGSCYNLSHTFSDAGQYCLSVRVENGVTMLQTYHEIKVWPTGIHPAFFVLLCIALVSMMLGLVLYTTFRSNTQQKDLIEVADFDFSPLSDKNLSSQSESGCNQICCRSCFLWSSQEAVRESHELLHSFYKPVKMYTV